The following nucleotide sequence is from Salvia splendens isolate huo1 chromosome 2, SspV2, whole genome shotgun sequence.
ACTGTAGTAAAGTCCATTTTCACTGTCTGCATATTTCTTGTTATTTACAAGTCAGATAATAAATACATAAGTATCACAGAAATCGAtgcattacataattaaattagtatctTGAAACGTACCAAACTTTTAACTTATCAACATTTATGATCTCTATATATAATGTAATGAAAAAACACAACCCAGAAAGTTACAGCAAAGTTTAAGTATGCAACTAGACAACTCACTTCATAACTCTAGGATTTCTGTCATTTGTAATCAAATATAGATATGGAACACATACGAATCTCGACATAGCAGGCATAAATATGCACCTTCTACGGATTAAATTCGGACTTGGCTAGTTTTCTACAGCACGCTATAATCAACACAGATACATGAGCGACCAGCATAATGAGTAGTCTTTACAGAAATCACCTTCCACCTTTTCACCTTCTTGGAACAGGTTTATAGAGCACAACAGTGACAAATTTTGAACGGAAGCGATGTGAAACACCAAGCGCCACCACCGATCTTGGAGGTTCTCTGTTCTCAATGTACAGATGATTTAGAGTGACATTCTGTGGAGATGGGAGGGGTGGTCCACAAGGATCACTATTCTTTTTGTAGTTTAGCAAGGTATGTTGCAGGTGAGGGGGTAGCGTAGGTGGTTCTCTCCCGTCATTGTCACTTCCAGGGTAGACATTGTTGTAACTTGCTTCTGGCGAGTTAGGAACATCAAATCCAGCAACACTCACTTGATCCTGTAAAAGAATCACATTTAAAGAGCAGTTCGTTTGGTCAGATAACATGACACCTGTTTCTCAACTTACTTGATCTTCTCCATATTGATTGTTCATTGTATCTTAACAGAGACCGCAGAGCCTGCAAGTATCAAAATGATGTTCCATGAGCATTTAGAATTAGATCCCCTAAGATGGTTGATATATCAATAAAACATTGCTATGCAATATATAGCCCAAATTTTACCTCTGAATCTCAATTAATCATTTGGGTTTTTTATAGGTATAAtgcattttaaaataaatggaGAAGTACAAGTTTGGCATCTATTTATGGGCTGTAGCAAACTTGTATTTACCTCAGCAACAATTGCAAAGATGAGATCCTAGAATCAGATCGAATTTAGCAAATAAGAGCATACTTTCATATCCTTAATTATAGAGTAAACAATGTTTTGAAAGAATCGGGCCACAAGGAGTACACTTATTATATAGAATCATAGATAGTATTCAGTTGGTTCAACAAGTAGGAATAACATATTTGGGTCAATGGGTCTTTAAAGTTGTCGATCTATATCAAATTTATCAATCAAGGCGAGCTcatgaaaaggaaaaaagatgTCACAGAAGTACTCCAAAATTACATTCAGCACAAGACACATTTTTCCTATTCATTCAGGAGAGCAACACAAACTCAATTAAATTATCCATAATTCTAATGTGCAGCTATCATATTACCTACTTTTAGGCCCTTCTTGGTgtgatggaatggaatgaaggtAGGAATGAAAAGCcaatttctttcattttcattccatcgtacaaaataaatgaatagaaTGGAAATAGGAATCATACCATTCCATCATTCCATTTCATCATACCAAGAAGGGCCTTATAGTTTTAACATTACAATTGTAATTCACCTGTGCCTGGTGCACGTAGTCGCGTCTTGATAAATTTCATCACTTTAAAAAGCAGGATATAATCTGATATCTGGTATCATCTAGGATTTAAATCATCCACGGTGATAGGAGAACTCAATAAATACAACACAAATTCTATAGGATAAGCGTATTGAATGTGTATGGTAATGTTTGATAGTATTCAAGTATTATACTTAGATAGCACATAGTATCAAATCTAGATCATATATTGTGTTCATGATCAAGCTACAAAGAACAAACACAACACTTGGCGGATAAACACAGTAAACTAATGACATGTAAGGGAAGATTATGTAGTACTCCTATAACTCAACATCATTTACATTATAGCCTTGGTTGAGCCTTAACATTCTAGAAATATGATAACGTGATATCCAGAAATATCAGCATCCATTAACCTATCAAAATGCCACAAACACACGCATACACACATATAGAGGATACACATATAAAAAGCAAATCAAACAACCTAGTCCAGATAAACAAATCACAAGGAACTACTGCCAAATAACCGCTTAATTAGAAAACTATTGAGATCAAATGTAGATAACCCAATCACGGAATCAGTATGAACCTGATAAAACTAGGCTCGGCCTCTTCAATTCACGATCAACTGCGACAATCAACTTCTGCGCTCAGTAAATAATGCAAAATAGggtgggaaaattataaataaatttccgACAGAAAAAATTATCCATACAATTAATGTATCTCATTATAAATTAAGACGATAGAGAAATCCCTCTCAGCAATAATTTCAAGATGCCGAGAAATTCAatacaaaaaaatgaaggaaataATAACAAATTCTCGAAGAGTAGCTTCATTTGTGTGCATATAACTTCAAACCCCTCAACCAACCAAAAAAATGATAAGAAAATCGCCAAAGAAAGCTAAGATTTCATAAGAATTGCAAAAAAGGAATGACATAAAAAGTGTTTCAAGAGATTGGatagaaattacaaataaaattagcaATTGAAAGTTTCTTACCAAGTGAAATCCTCTAATAGATTCAATTGAGTACTGATTATGTATGAAATCTCAATGCTGCCGTTTACGAGAGAATCACATTTATTTTGCTTATCTGAATGAATTCTTCTGTATCTGTTTCTAATTTTCTGTActaaattgattaaaaaaattgttttcgTTGCGGAGACAGAATAATTGGGCCAAAAGTAGGTGAAATTATGTGAATTAGCAGCACGCCCATTAGATTGGGCTGATGTGTCGTATACATGCAGCCCAAACTAAATTGGAAAATTAGGTGAAATCAATTTTGTCCGATTTGATTACATATGAATAAAAAGGCTCTAAAAGGTTATGCATAAATTGATGTTATCTTTCAATGCTTTACCTCAAATAAAACCTGTGACCTTTTAACATATACTACTCCGTCCACCAAAATTCGTCccagtttgaccgggcacgggttttaagaaatgtaatggaaagtgggttgaaaaagttagtggaatgtgggcttgacttttatatattagttttataataaaatgtgagtaggaatgagttagtggaatgtggggtccactaccaaaaatggtaaaagtgaaatgggataaattttgggggacggacgaaaaaggaaagttgagacaaattttcagggacggagggagtagtt
It contains:
- the LOC121760744 gene encoding SNF1-related protein kinase regulatory subunit beta-3-like yields the protein MNNQYGEDQDQVSVAGFDVPNSPEASYNNVYPGSDNDGREPPTLPPHLQHTLLNYKKNSDPCGPPLPSPQNVTLNHLYIENREPPRSVVALGVSHRFRSKFVTVVLYKPVPRR